A segment of the Candidatus Atribacteria bacterium ADurb.Bin276 genome:
TTATTTTGTATTTCATAGATACAAAGGATGGGATTCTCGCGTCGCAAATGACGCTCCTTAGAATGACAGAGAAGAGGAGAATCAAAAAACGAGGGGAAGAAAAAGATTGAGCTTAAGAGATTGCCACGTCGTACCAGACGCTCCTCGCAATTACGGATTGTGTTGAGGGCTTTTTAGAGGATATCCTCTATCAATGGAACAAAAACGACTGATCCATGTTTTTCAATTTTCAACGATCCTTTTTGTTTTCTTCCCCGAACCAGAGTTTGACGAAAATCACCCCCCAAAGGGAGAACAATGATTCCGCCTTCTTTTAATTCCTCAACCCAAACTGGGTATATCTCATTAGCATAAGCAGTTACTATAATTTTGTCGAAAGGAGCATATTCTGGAATTCCCCGACTTCCATCACCAACAAAAAAATGGATATTCCTATATTCAAGACTTTCCAAAACCTCTTCGGCTTTTTGAGCCAATTCTTCGATGCGTTCTATCGTATAAACCTCTTTGCCTAATTCTGCGCAAACCGCGGTTTGATAACCCGAACCGGTTCCAATTTCCAAAATTCGATCGGTTGGCTGAATTTCTAACAATTCTGACATCAACGCTACTATATAAGGTTGTGAAATAGTTTGACCCTCACCAATGACTAAGGGGGTATCATTGTAAGCATATTTCCGATAAAATTCTGGAACAAAAACGTGTCGAGGAATTTTTAGCAGGGCTTGAGTTACTCTTTCATCTTTAATATTCCGGGAGATGATTTGCTTTCGAACCATCTCTTCCCGTTCTTGAATTGTTCTGACATTATCGATTTCCATCAGTATTCAACCTGAAATGATTCATAATTTCCTGAATAAGGCAACCATTCTTCAAAAATATCACGGATTGATGCGCTCACTGGTCCCTCACGAATTTCCTGAAAGAAATGTTCAACTTCGGATTTCTCTCCTTCAGCTACCACTTCCACTCCATTTGGAAATAAATTTTTAACAAATCCAGTAACCTCAAATTGGGAGGCTCTCTTTAAAACAAAATAACGAAAACCAACCCCCTGAACTCGGCCCTTAAATACCAACCTTCCCTGAATGAACTTCATTTCAATTATTCTTCTCCGACAATACTTCTACCAGTTCGTTTTTTACTAACCAATCGGTCAGGTTAGGTCGAAGGGGGGTAATCGACACTTCCGAAT
Coding sequences within it:
- the pcm_2 gene encoding Protein-L-isoaspartate O-methyltransferase → MEIDNVRTIQEREEMVRKQIISRNIKDERVTQALLKIPRHVFVPEFYRKYAYNDTPLVIGEGQTISQPYIVALMSELLEIQPTDRILEIGTGSGYQTAVCAELGKEVYTIERIEELAQKAEEVLESLEYRNIHFFVGDGSRGIPEYAPFDKIIVTAYANEIYPVWVEELKEGGIIVLPLGGDFRQTLVRGRKQKGSLKIEKHGSVVFVPLIEDIL
- the acyP gene encoding Acylphosphatase; this translates as MKFIQGRLVFKGRVQGVGFRYFVLKRASQFEVTGFVKNLFPNGVEVVAEGEKSEVEHFFQEIREGPVSASIRDIFEEWLPYSGNYESFQVEY